One Synechocystis sp. LKSZ1 genomic window, TGGATTTTAATTGAGAATGTGAACCGATTTTCTCAGGAGTACGGTTTATTGACATAGAACTATTGAACAGCAAATGCTACAAACCTTATTTTGCAAGGGTTCAGTAACTAAATTTTGTCGAACTCAGGTTACATTAATCTAAAAAAATTTGGACTTAGGGAGCGAGCCGTCACACGTTGCTTTACCTCTCTCCTAACTCCGTGTGGGTAGAGGCGAAAGGCACTCTTCAATTTAGAGACCTCGTACAATAAGGCCGTGGGTCTAGAAGGCCAGGGCCGCCGCCAATTTCGCTAACAATTCAATAGACCTCAACACGGCCCTAATTAGCCAGGGCCTGTAGAACGTGGCATCAGATGCTTCAGGTGCGTTCCCAACGAAATTTGCGGTCTGACTCTTGGATGGGGACATCATTAATGCTGGCAAACCGACGCATCATCAAACCATTGTCCGCAAATTCCCAGTTTTCATTGCCATAGGCGCGATACCAAAAACCCGCATCATCGTGCCATTCATATTCAAATCGCACAGCAATGCGGTTATCCATAAAGCACCAAAGTTCCTTCTTCAAACGGTAATCGAGTTCCTTGGCCCATTTGCGTTGAAGGAAGGCTTTGATCGCCTCACGTCCGCTAAAAAATTCGGCTCGATTGCGCCATTCAGAATCTTCGGTGTAGGCAAGGGCCACTCGTTCTGGATCGCGGGTATTCCAAGTATCCTCCGCCGCTTGTACTTTGAGCAGGGCGGTTTCTAGGGTAAATGGCGGCAAGGGGGGTTTCGTTTCCATTCTCATAACTCCTTATTGTGAATAGAGGTGAATAAAGCTTGAGATCACGGGGTCATCGATTGCCAAGGCCCTGTGGGATTGAGAAACGGTGACAACTCTGGGTCTGACCAGCGCAGAGGGAGGCCCCCTTCCAATCGGTAGCCGATTTGCAGATGGAAGCGCAGCAAGCGTTCTGCTCCAGCATAGGTCAGAATTTCCGGCCCTTCCCAAATCACTTCAGCGGTGCCTGTCAAGTAGAGTAAATGGCCCTCGGAAAAATCGATAAACAAAAGGCCAGCATGGGGATTTAATGCTAGATTGCCAAAGGTATTGAAGTGACGATTACCAGAGAAATCAGGAATGGTTAGGGTACGATCATCCTCGATTTTGACAAAACCCAGTTTTCCGCCCCGATGGGAGACATCAACCCCGCTGGCAGAACCTGCCGATGTGGACTGATAGGCGGTGGCAATAAAAAAGGTGTCAGCGGCTGTAATGATTGCCTGTTCTATTGTCTTGAATTGTTCAACGGGGGATGGGGGTCTGATCGCGGTGGGATCAAGGTCATGGCTCTTGGGGGTACGGGTTTGAATGTACTGAGGACAATTGCCAAAGGTTTGCTGTACCTGCACCTCAAAACCATCAGGATAGACGGCACTGACGATTCCATTGACTCGATTGCGGCGACGGGTCGATAATTCAATCCCCAATAAGCCAATGTCAAGGCCCTCTGTCAGGTTAGTGGCGAAGGGGTCGCCGCATAGGGGTTGGGCCATTACTTTCAAGGTGTTATCGCTAGGGGTAGAGATAAAACCCGGATTACCGACCAGGATCGAGGCCCAAGGATTACCTGTCGCATCAACTGTACCGATAATCACGTAGGGGAGTTGGGCAAAGAATTGCCGAAACTGATCGGGGAGATAGTCCCGAATCACGCGCCGCCCCTGTTTATCCATCTGTTCCTGTAGGCCCAAGCGAGCCTGAATTGCTAACTCTCCCTGATGAAAAGGGGATGAGGCCTGAGACCAACCGGGGTTTGCCATAGTGCTTTTTCTCCATTGGAAATGAGAGCGGTCGAGCTGAAAAAACTACAGTCCTGTCATGGGAATATAACCGGGTAATTGTTTGATGCGATCAATCCAGGCAAGCACATGGGGATAGGCTTCTAGGTCGATTTTGCCATCCCGTGCAAGCGCGACATAAGGGAAGACTGCAATATCCGCGATTGTTGGACATTCAAACTCAAGCCAAGTGTAGACATGCAAGTGCTGATCCAATTGGGTGAGGATGAGCTTGGATTTTTGGGTCGCCCGCTCAATGTTAATGTTTGTTCCAGCCCCGAATAAATGGTAAAGACGCGCATTTTCAGGCCCTTGGCGCACCTCTCCCGCCGCCGTCGATAACCAGCGAATCACCCGTGCTAGCGGCAGGGCATCGGTCGGGAGCCACTGGTCTCCCCCGTACTGGCGAGCGAGATAGACCAAAATGGCTTGGGCATCCGCCAGTTGGATCTCTCCATCTACCAGCAATGGTACCTGCCCAAAGGGATTCATGGCGAGGTATTCTGGCGACTTATGCGCGCCTTTCATCAGATCGATTCTGACCCATTCGTAGTCCAAGTTGAGTAGTGACAGCATTAGCTGGACTTTGTAGCTATTACCCGAAATTTCGTGACCGTAGAGCTTAATCATGGGGATTTTCCTTGTTAGACGAGATTGTACCGTCCGTTCGGTATGGATAAAATGTACCGTTCGCTCGGTATAATGTCAAGTGTTGCATTCAAAATCATTGCCCATGCCTAAGGACACCTACATTCCCTGCCTGTTAAGCCTTTTTCGCCAGCATGGTTACGATGGTGCAACCCTATCCAAAATTTCTGAGGCAACTGGATTGGGCAAGGCAAGTCTGTACCATCATTTTCCGGGGGGCAAGGATGACATGGTTAAGACAGTGCTGGATTATCTAGAAAGCTGGCTGGATCAAAATGTATTGCAACTCATCCGCAGACCCGGTGAGCCGTTAATCCGTTTGCAACTAATGTGCGACCGCGTCAGTGAGGTTTATGAGGAAGGACAACAACCGTGCCTCTTTGCTATTTTGTTATTGGGTTCCGCCCGCGATGTATTTCATGCTCAGGTGAAAGAGATACTTTGCGACTGGATTGAAGCGATCGCCACATTACTAATGGAATCTGGGATGGATCCAGCCCTGGCCTGGCAACGGGGAGAAGATGGCGTCCTTGCTATTCAGGGTGCATTGATTTTATCGCAAGGGTTGGACAAGCCGGCCCTGTTTCAGCGTGTCATCAAACAGTTACCGCAACAACTCTGTCGGACATTTTAAGCTGACAAAATATCGCGCTTGTACGAGTCTCAAAATACTTATCTGATATAAGTATTAAGTAAAATCAACTAAAAATAGGCGTTCAGGATCGAGGCGGCAGTGCCAAGGGAAGGGAAAATTCTGTAATAATTGCCAATTTTCTTTAAATAGTTC contains:
- a CDS encoding nuclear transport factor 2 family protein translates to METKPPLPPFTLETALLKVQAAEDTWNTRDPERVALAYTEDSEWRNRAEFFSGREAIKAFLQRKWAKELDYRLKKELWCFMDNRIAVRFEYEWHDDAGFWYRAYGNENWEFADNGLMMRRFASINDVPIQESDRKFRWERT
- a CDS encoding pyridoxamine 5'-phosphate oxidase family protein, with the protein product MANPGWSQASSPFHQGELAIQARLGLQEQMDKQGRRVIRDYLPDQFRQFFAQLPYVIIGTVDATGNPWASILVGNPGFISTPSDNTLKVMAQPLCGDPFATNLTEGLDIGLLGIELSTRRRNRVNGIVSAVYPDGFEVQVQQTFGNCPQYIQTRTPKSHDLDPTAIRPPSPVEQFKTIEQAIITAADTFFIATAYQSTSAGSASGVDVSHRGGKLGFVKIEDDRTLTIPDFSGNRHFNTFGNLALNPHAGLLFIDFSEGHLLYLTGTAEVIWEGPEILTYAGAERLLRFHLQIGYRLEGGLPLRWSDPELSPFLNPTGPWQSMTP
- a CDS encoding glutathione S-transferase, with amino-acid sequence MIKLYGHEISGNSYKVQLMLSLLNLDYEWVRIDLMKGAHKSPEYLAMNPFGQVPLLVDGEIQLADAQAILVYLARQYGGDQWLPTDALPLARVIRWLSTAAGEVRQGPENARLYHLFGAGTNINIERATQKSKLILTQLDQHLHVYTWLEFECPTIADIAVFPYVALARDGKIDLEAYPHVLAWIDRIKQLPGYIPMTGL
- a CDS encoding TetR/AcrR family transcriptional regulator, which gives rise to MPKDTYIPCLLSLFRQHGYDGATLSKISEATGLGKASLYHHFPGGKDDMVKTVLDYLESWLDQNVLQLIRRPGEPLIRLQLMCDRVSEVYEEGQQPCLFAILLLGSARDVFHAQVKEILCDWIEAIATLLMESGMDPALAWQRGEDGVLAIQGALILSQGLDKPALFQRVIKQLPQQLCRTF